TCTGCCAGCAGCTGCTGCGGCGCGCGAACGGCGCCGAGGGGCGCGTCGTCGCGTGCGAGATCCTCCTCAACAACGACGCGGTCGCCAACCTCATCCGCAAGGACAAGGCGTTCCAGCTCCCCTCGGTCATGACCACCCACGCCGAGGTCGGCATGCAGCTCATGGACGACCACCTCAGCCGACTGGTCAGGGCAGATGAAGTCGACCACGAAGACGCGATGCTCAAAGCCCTCGACAAGGCGGCGTTCGCGGAGATGCTGGAGGCGCTGCGCCACGGCCAATCCGCCGACCGGCACAGCGTCGCGCCTCGCCCCCGCGTGACGGCCGCGCCTCCGCCGCGCTCCGGCGCGTACGACGCGGTGGGTGGCGGGGAGGGGACGTGAGCGCGCGCCTCGACACGTTCCTCCGAATCGCCGCGGATCAGCAGGCCAGCGACCTTCACTTCCACGCGGGCAAGGTCCCGATGATCCGTCACCACGGCGAGCTCAGCAGCATGCCGTTCCGGGTCCTGAGCGCCCCGCAGGTCCGGACCTTCCTCGAGGAGATCCTCTCCCCCGCGCAGCGCGCCAAGCTGGACGCGGAGCAGCAGGTCGACTTCGCCTACGACCTCGACGGCGTGGGTCGCTTCCGGGCCAGCGTCTGTGAACAGAACGGCGGGCTGAGCGCCGTCTTTCGTGTGATCCCCGACGGCATCCCCAACCTCTCCGATCTCGAGCTGCCGGCGGCGGTCGCTGGCTTCACCCGCCACGCCAACGGCCTCGTGCTGATCACCGGGCCCACGGGCTCGGGCAAGACGACGACGCTCGCTGCGATGGTGGACCTCATCAACCGGACGTCGGGCCGACACGTCATCACGGTCGAGGACCCGATCGAGTTCGTGCACGAGCCCAAGCAGGGCCTCGTCACCCAGCGCGAGATCGGCCTGCACGCCGCGAGCTTCGCGTCCGCGCTCCGCTCGGCCCTCCGCGAGGCGCCCGACGTGCTCGTGGTCGGAGAGATGCGGGACTTCGAGACGATCTCGCTCGCGCTGACCGCGGCGGAGGCGGGCGTGCTCGTCTTCGCGACCCTTCACACCGGGTCCGCCGCCAAGGCGCTCGACCGGATGATGGGCGCCGCGCCGGCCGACCAGCAGGAGCAGGTGCGCGAGGTCTTGTCGGTGCTCCTCCGCGGCGTGCTCTCGCAGCGCCTGTGCCGGCTCGCCAACGGACAGGGGCGCGCCGCGGCGCCCGAGATCCTCTTGCAGTCGATCTCGATCAGTCACCTCATCCGGGAGCAGAAGGTGCACCAGATCGACGCCTATCTGCGCGGAGGCGAGCACTCGGCGCACGGGATGGTCAGCCTCGAGCAGTCACTGGTGCGGCTCGTGCGCGAGGGCCGCATCACGCGGGCCGAGGCGCTCCTCCACGCCAACGACGCGGAGGCGGTGACCCTCGCGCTGACCAAGGCGGGGGCCGCGTGAGCGGAGACAAGAAGGAGCGGGCGCGCGCTCGGCGGATCGACACCGGACGCGAGCTCGAGCGCCTCGGGCACGTGGACCACGCGGTCAAGGAGTACCTCCGCGCGAAGGTGCCGAGCGAGGCCGCGCGGGTGCTCGCCGCGAAGGGGCGGCTGAGAGAGGCGGGCCAGGCCCTCCTCGACGGCTTGAAGGTGACCGACCTGGACGTGGCCGGGCTCGCCGCCTCCGATCGCGAGCTGCTCGGCCAGGCGGTGGTCTTCTTCCGACAGGGCAACGACGCGGCGCAGGCCGACGCGCTCGAGGGCGCGCTCGCCGCGACTGGCCCTCCACCCGCGGACGCGACGCCCCGCGCGCTGGGCCTCCCTTCGCCCGCGCCGAGCTCGCGACCCGCGCCAGAACGACCGTCGGCAGCGCCGCAGCCCAAGTCGCTGTCCACCAACCCACGACCGTCGTCGTCGAGCCCGCCCGCGGTCCCGTCCAAGCTCGAGGTGCCGCGGATCTCTCACGCGCCCAAGGGCTCGTTCCGCCCTCCGGCTGGCGCGTCCGGCTCGTTCAGGGCCCCGTCGCGGGCGCCTTCGGGCTCTTTTCGTCCTCCGATGGGTGGCGAGAAGCCGTCGAGGCCGCCCGAGGCGGTGCGCGCGCCCCGGGCCGCACCTCTGCCGCGTGAAGCCGCCGCGCTCGCGCCGCCCGGCGCCGCGTCCGAGCGCACGCCGCCGCGAGAGTCGGCGAGGGTCTCGCGGCCGGCGCCGGCCCCGAGCGCTTCGAGGCCTGCCCCTTCCACTCCCGCGCCGTCGAGCCCCGCTCCGGAGGCTCGGGCCCAGCGGACGCCAGCCCCGAGCGCTCCCGAGCCCCGTGAGCCCGTCGCGACGCCGAAGGCAGCCGGGCACACCCTGTCCGCCTCGGGGGAGGCGGTGACCGAGTACGCCGGCTCGCGCGCGACCGGGTGGCGAGACGCGGGGAGCGAAGACCTCGACCGCTCCATCCAGGAGCACCTGGAGGCGGGGCGCAAGGGCGCGGCGGCCCGCATCGCGCGGGACGCGGGGCGCTACGAGCAGGCGCTCGAGTGGTTCCGGGAGCTCGACCTGCACATGCAGGCGGGCGCGTGCCTCCGCGCGCTCGACCGCACCGAGGAGGCGCTGGCGGAGCTGCTCCGAGAGGATCCGGCGGGCACCGCGTACCGCAAGTGCTGCTTCGAGCTCATCCCCGTCGCGAGCGAGCTCGACCGACTCGACTTCGACATCGATCGCTACCTCACCGCGTTCGTCGACGAGGGCCCCCGCGATCGGGACGAGATCCCGACCTACCTCCAGCTCGCCGCGCTGTTCGAGCGCACGAAGTTCCCCCGCGGCGCCATCCGCTGCCTCACGAAGGTGCTCGAAGCGCACCCCGACCACGAGGAGACGAGGGAGCGGTTGAAGGCGCTCGAGCGCGGGGACGCGCCGAAGGAGACACGATCTCGCGGGGCCAGCGCGACCGTGCGCGGGCTGCCGCCGCTGCCCACCCTGGACGAGCTGCGGGCGCTCGCGCGCGAGCACGCGCCGTCGGACTGATCGGCTCCGACGAAGACTGCTACGGTCCGCGGCGTGGCGAAGCGTCGACGGCGCAAGCGACCCGCGGCGCGCGGGACTCGGGAGAGCGAGCCCGCGG
This window of the Sandaracinaceae bacterium genome carries:
- a CDS encoding PilT/PilU family type 4a pilus ATPase, which produces MSARLDTFLRIAADQQASDLHFHAGKVPMIRHHGELSSMPFRVLSAPQVRTFLEEILSPAQRAKLDAEQQVDFAYDLDGVGRFRASVCEQNGGLSAVFRVIPDGIPNLSDLELPAAVAGFTRHANGLVLITGPTGSGKTTTLAAMVDLINRTSGRHVITVEDPIEFVHEPKQGLVTQREIGLHAASFASALRSALREAPDVLVVGEMRDFETISLALTAAEAGVLVFATLHTGSAAKALDRMMGAAPADQQEQVREVLSVLLRGVLSQRLCRLANGQGRAAAPEILLQSISISHLIREQKVHQIDAYLRGGEHSAHGMVSLEQSLVRLVREGRITRAEALLHANDAEAVTLALTKAGAA